The Choristoneura fumiferana chromosome 11, NRCan_CFum_1, whole genome shotgun sequence genome includes a region encoding these proteins:
- the LOC141432544 gene encoding uncharacterized protein isoform X1 yields MEQFLRKKLERRKEVLNEYIRGAEQTLNECRSGIVIHHQDIIKWDISLKQSISEIKKDLDEYINKGCESNTDFLDLILNEKLKGERVLIELRVIINLFAKTSSKDVLKPQHDTAITVKLPKLELAKFDGDILKWTMFWDRFEANIHNQNLKDVEKLAYLLSSLEGRAKEAVEGLSITNNNYNVAIDTLKARYGNINKVIDSHYEALSKLTRCNYTPESCRKNLNEIEKHLRVLTSLGENNESNHLRSLILEKFPDRVLYEVNLLTANNQTVSSIRSTLDVVITAMERAQMHNEQSIPITSTEAFHISAKKPTFFKGKRSTREPIGNIATVSAKRVKISCIFCNGAHYNDECKTVINLQDRRKKLINRCFMCLREGHRAADCRLSKICYHCKGNHNRALCPKKNSLGKIQTNASTINAMGQCFKSKSFLQTATAQVVHKNNKQDCRILLDCGSQRSYITSGLAQQLNMTPKNKELLLIFTFGAQKPTETLSPCSEIIIRTKRGIEKNINVNIVPHITDRIPKPNIPKNNLVDVLADSGSPENQAIDVLIGNDYYFSFIKNNTVQIDSDLFLVDTDFGWVVSGHVNMNDVRNEDELTVITYHQSSRECTCYTEPDLPLRHSDIKFLWSLENIGITDSVKASREEDAIHSFNETVVYEKGRYYVKWPWTIYPPQLPTNYGLAYGRLKGLLLRLNESTLQEYNEIIKEQLEAGVIEVIKAGPEVSCQSVPPIHYLPHHIVKQNGKRGRVVYDASARLKDQQSLNECMYKGPCMLQDLTALLLNFRVYRIGIIADVEKAFLQVGLQEEDREVTRFLWIKDINKTLSNENILHLRFCRVPFGVISSPFLLTATIRYHISKKNSKLLTNVANKCYVDNVVTGSRTTAEAIQLFNETRDTFEELSMNLRDWTSNDKDFIQIIPEQHRSKDTDEIKVLGLLWDKTKDILTLNVNKEILTKNNFNKVTKREVLRTLASVYDPCGIVSPALLPVKLFLQNLWKENYKWDTALPQELIIKWRAIMLNLHEIKRVHIPRYVGTSSSEKLENELHCFTDASKDAYAAVVYLRSSDGCDVKTAFLLSKSRVIPLEREKKSGNREGRKNGGPTSKKKPLTIPQLELLGCVIGNRLLTYLKETIELPITRQYMWTDSLVVLTWIHSNKLQPPFVANRLAEIKQNSEVETYYINTKENPADIATRPELWMQKYKLWLRGPNFLTKNKDKWPNDMHLHNHQALSLHSAVAEGLEEQPPDSCRTDSRIEDKTVEQSVVDSQVQEIRDLQHKYFPEESKGRQTDLTRNLGLYTDVDGLLRCKGRMMHANWPYDMRYPVLLHRDSEFAKNAIKEIHEENYHVGPSHTLNLVRQKFWVPKGRSAVERIIKKCPQCVKHGGGPYPLPPTPALPAERANYSTPFSYTGIDYFGPMYVNTEDGPQKRWVCLLTCLAVRAIHLEIVKNLTADECIMALRRFIASRNVPVQIVSDNAMYFKLCSEILNSEHCIKNKIKWKFIPQLAPWHGACYERLVGLVKHCMKRTLEKRLLNDTQALTVIKEIEAVVNTRPLTRVSPDLEIVLRPSDFLSLGDCLNLELSEDFGTEQAVTVTKQNLIESWRRGQNMLNQFKTMFINQYLTSLRERYQHSPQQPRIKSPKEPSVGDIVQIKGESKNRVNWKVGKIVNLIKSSDGQFRVAQVQVKDSIFTRSIGHLYPLELDESCQSQLEEKGVERIPISGNIPVNGETNNGISQIQKSPEDDEGNNILLKEPGTPEIAPVRDIEEIGDSSEVTSEKVSQPMQVNNDEDTPSIETETNEVGMEDETHSREVVARRAAAIRAREKIAEWTRLLFARL; encoded by the coding sequence ATGGAGCAATTCCTGCGCAAAAAGCTAGAACGGCGAAAGGAAGTACTGAATGAATATATAAGGGGAGCCGAGCAAACACTGAATGAGTGCAGAAGTGGTATAGTGATACATCATCAAGATATAATAAAGTGGGACATTAGCTTGAAGCAGTCTATTAGTGAGATTAAGAAGGATTTAGACGAATACATTAATAAAGGGTGTGAAAGTAATACTGATTTTTTAGACCTAATATTAAATGAAAAGTTAAAGGGTGAAAGGGTGCTGATCGAACTTCGAGTAATTATAAACCTATTTGCAAAGACATCTTCGAAGGATGTACTAAAACCACAACACGACACGGCAATTACTGTAAAGCTACCGAAGTTGGAACTAGCTAAATTTGATGGAGACATCCTAAAGTGGACAATGTTCTGGGACAGGTTTGAAGCTAATATTCACAATCAAAACCTGAAAGATGTGGAAAAACTAGCCTATTTGCTTAGCTCTCTTGAAGGCAGAGCAAAGGAAGCAGTTGAGGGCCTGAGcatcacaaataataattataatgttgcAATTGACACATTGAAGGCTAGATATGGAAATATCAATAAGGTAATTGACTCCCACTATGAAGCTCTATCAAAACTAACGAGATGCAATTACACCCCAGAAAGTTGCAGGAAAAACCTAAACGAAATTGAGAAACACCTTAGGGTTTTGACATCTTTAggtgaaaataatgaaagtaaccatcttagaagtttaattttggaaaaatttcCTGATAGGGTCCTTTATGAAGTTAATCTTCTGACAGCAAATAATCAGACGGTCTCCTCTATTCGTAGTACACTGGATGTTGTCATAACAGCAATGGAGAGAGCTCAAATGCACAATGAACAATCCATACCAATTACTTCAACAGAAGCATTCCACATTAGTGCTAAAAAACCTACCTTCTTCAAGGGTAAAAGGTCAACCAGAGAGCCCATTGGTAACATAGCCACTGTGAGCGCCAAAAGAGTTAAAATTTCTTGCATCTTCTGCAATGGTGCTCATTATAACGATGAGTGCAAAACAGTAATAAATTTACAGGATAGGCGAAAGAAACTTATAAATAGATGTTTTATGTGCCTAAGAGAAGGCCATAGAGCTGCGGACTGCAGGCTGTCAAAAATCTGTTATCACTGTAAAGGCAACCACAACCGAGCTTTGTGCCCAAAGAAGAACTCTCTGGGTAAGATTCAAACCAATGCATCGACAATTAATGCAATGGGTCAATGTTTCAAGTCAAAATCTTTTTTACAGACAGCCACAGCGCAGGTGGTTCACAAGAATAATAAACAAGACTGCAGAATACTTCTCGACTGCGGGAGTCAGAGGAGTTATATCACTTCCGGACTGGCACAACAACTTAATATGACacctaaaaataaagaattattgcTAATTTTCACTTTCGGAGCTCAAAAACCTACTGAGACGTTAAGTCCATGCTCAGAAATAATCATCCGAACAAAAAGAGGTATAGAAAAGAACATAAATGTTAATATTGTGCCGCACATCACCGATAGAATACCTAAACCAAATATTCCTAAGAATAATTTAGTGGATGTGCTGGCAGATAGTGGCTCACCAGAAAATCAAGCTATAGATGTACTAATAGGTAATGATTATTACTTTTCTTTTATCAAAAACAATACTGTACAAATTGACAGTGACCTATTTTTGGTTGATACAGATTTTGGATGGGTTGTATCTGGTCATGTCAATATGAATGATGTACGAAATGAAGATGAATTAACAGTTATAACCTATCATCAAAGTAGCCGAGAATGTACATGTTATACAGAGCCGGATTTACCTTTGAGACATTCTGACATAAAATTTCTTTGGAGTCTGGAGAATATTGGAATAACTGACTCAGTGAAGGCATCCAGAGAGGAAGATGCAATTCATTCCTTCAATGAGACTGTAGTATATGAAAAGGGCCGATACTATGTTAAATGGCCATGGACTATATATCCACCgcaactacccacaaattacgGCTTGGCATATGGCAGACTTAAAGGTTTACTACTACGATTGAATGAATCTACACTTCAAGaatataatgaaataattaaggAGCAACTTGAGGCTGGTGTAATAGAAGTTATAAAGGCTGGTCCAGAGGTATCCTGTCAGTCCGTTCCTCCAATACATTACCTTCCCCACCATATCGTGAAGCAAAATGGGAAACGAGGGCGCGTGGTATATGATGCCTCAGCTAGATTAAAAGACCAACAGAGTCTTAACGAATGCATGTACAAAGGACCTTGCATGCTTCAAGATCTAACAGCCTTACTACTCAATTTTAGAGTGTACCGAATAGGAATCATAGCCGATGTCGAAAAGGCATTTTTACAAGTTGGCTTACAAGAAGAGGATAGAGAAGTAACAAGGTTCTTGTGGATAAAGGACATTAATAAAACACTGTCTAATGAAAACATATTACACCTCAGATTCTGTAGAGTCCCGTTTGGTGTCATATCTAGTCCGTTCCTACTGACTGCTACCATACGCTACCATATTTCCAAGAAAAATAGCAAATTGCTTACGAATGTAGCAAACAAGTGCTATGTTGATAATGTGGTGACTGGTTCCAGAACTACAGCAGAAGCCATCCAGCTATTCAATGAAACTAGAGACACATTTGAAGAACTGTCAATGAATTTGAGGGATTGGACATCTAACGACAAGGACTTTATCCAAATAATACCTGAACAACATAGATCAAAGGACACAGACGAAATAAAGGTCTTGGGACTATTATGGGATAAAACAAAAGATATACTCACCCTGAacgtaaataaagaaatattgactaagaacaattttaataaagttacaaaaagaGAAGTTTTGAGAACCCTGGCATCGGTTTATGATCCATGTGGCATAGTGTCACCAGCACTCCTGCCAGTCAAACTATTCCTGCAAAATCTATGGAAAGAGAATTATAAATGGGATACTGCTCTACCTcaagaattaataataaaatggagAGCCATTATGCTTAATCTACATGAAATTAAAAGGGTTCACATACCACGATATGTAGGAACAAGTTCAAGCGAAAAATTGGAAAATGAATTGCATTGTTTCACAGACGCGTCGAAGGACGCCTATGCAGCAGTGGTGTATTTGCGTTCAAGCGATGGTTGCGATGTGAAGAcagcatttttattatcaaaaagTAGAGTTATACCACTAGAAAGGGAAAAGAAATCGGGAAACAGAGAAGGAAGAAAAAATGGAGGTCCAACAAGTAAAAAGAAGCCTCTTACTATTCCACAGTTGGAACTTCTAGGTTGTGTGATCGGAAATCGTTTGTTAACATATCTGAAAGAAACCATAGAGCTGCCTATAACCAGACAGTACATGTGGACGGACAGTTTAGTTGTCCTTACTTGGATCCACTCAAATAAGCTTCAACCACCTTTCGTAGCAAACAGGTTAgcagaaattaaacaaaattctgAAGTAGAGACATACTACATAAATACAAAAGAGAATCCGGCTGATATTGCGACTCGACCAGAACTTTGGATGCAGAAGTATAAGTTATGGCTTAGAGGCCCGAACtttttgactaaaaataaaGACAAATGGCCTAATGATATGCACCTTCATAACCACCAGGCTCTGTCGCTTCACTCCGCAGTGGCGGAGGGTCTGGAAGAACAGCCTCCAGATTCATGTAGAACCGACAGTAGAATTGAGGACAAAACAGTCGAACAAAGTGTAGTTGATTCTCAAGTTCAGGAAATAAGAGATCTGCAACATAAGTATTTTCCGGAAGAAAGTAAAGGTAGACAGACTGATCTCACTCGCAATTTAGGCCTTTATACAGACGTCGACGGGCTGTTACGATGCAAGGGCCGGATGATGCATGCCAATTGGCCATACGACATGAGATATCCTGTACTGTTACACAGGGATAGTGAATTCGCAAAAAACGCGATAAAAGAAATACATGAGGAAAATTACCATGTTGGCCCGTCTCACACCCTAAATCTGGTTCGCCAAAAGTTCTGGGTGCCAAAAGGGAGATCTGCAGTGGAAAGAATAATCAAAAAATGCCCGCAATGTGTCAAGCATGGAGGCGGACCATACCCTTTACCTCCAACTCCAGCTTTaccagcagagcgtgcaaactATAGTACACCATTCAGCTATACTGGTATTGATTACTTTGGACCAATGTATGTGAATACGGAAGATGGACCACAGAAAAGATGGGTGTGCCTGTTGACATGCTTGGCAGTAAGGGCCATACATTTAGAAATCGTGAAGAATTTGACTGCAGACGAATGTATAATGGCATTGAGAAGGTTCATTGCATCAAGAAATGTGCCAGTACAGATTGTCTCCGACAATGCAATGTATTTCAAATTATGCTCTGAGATCTTGAACAGCGAACACTGtattaagaataaaattaagtgGAAATTCATACCTCAGTTAGCGCCATGGCATGGCGCCTGTTATGAAAGACTCGTGGGACTTGTCAAGCATTGTATGAAGAGGACACTTGAAAAACGATTGTTAAATGACACACAAGCCCTTACTGTGATTAAGGAAATTGAGGCGGTCGTCAACACTCGACCATTGACCCGTGTAAGTCCTGACTTGGAGATTGTGCTTAGACCGTCAGATTTCCTCTCGTTAGGTGATTGTTTGAACTTAGAATTATCTGAAGACTTTGGAACAGAGCAAGCAGTGACAGTGACAAAACAGAACCTGATTGAAAGTTGGAGAAGAGGTCAAAACATGCTGAATCAGTTCAAAACTATGTTCATAAACCAATATTTGACGAGTCTCAGAGAACGATACCAACATTCTCCTCAACAGCCCAGAATCAAATCGCCAAAGGAACCGAGTGTGGGCGATATAGTACAAATAAAAGGTGAATCCAAGAACCGAGTTAATTGGAAGGTTGGTAAGATCGTTAATCTAATAAAGAGTTCCGATGGACAATTTAGAGTGGCTCAGGTACAAGTAAAAGACAGCATTTTCACCCGGTCTATTGGACATCTATATCCTCTGGAACTTGACGAATCGTGTCAATCACAATTAGAAGAAAAGGGAGTTGAACGTATACCAATAAGTGGGAACATACCAGTAAATGGAGAGACTAATAATGGCATCAGTCAAATACAGAAGTCACCGGAAGACGACGAGGGAAATAACATTTTGTTAAAGGAACCAGGAACACCTGAGATAGCTCCTGTAAGAGATATAGAAGAAATAGGAGATAGCAGCGAAGTGACATCTGAAAAGGTGTCGCAACCTATGCAAGTAAATAACGATGAAGATACTCCATCTATTGAAACTGAGACAAATGAAGTAGGAATGGAGGATGAGACTCATTCACGCGAAGTTGTAGCGAGACGAGCCGCAGCGATTCGAGCAAGAGAGAAAATTGCTGAGTGGACTCGTCTGCTTTTTGCCAGATTATAA
- the LOC141432544 gene encoding uncharacterized protein isoform X2 — protein sequence MTPKNKELLLIFTFGAQKPTETLSPCSEIIIRTKRGIEKNINVNIVPHITDRIPKPNIPKNNLVDVLADSGSPENQAIDVLIGNDYYFSFIKNNTVQIDSDLFLVDTDFGWVVSGHVNMNDVRNEDELTVITYHQSSRECTCYTEPDLPLRHSDIKFLWSLENIGITDSVKASREEDAIHSFNETVVYEKGRYYVKWPWTIYPPQLPTNYGLAYGRLKGLLLRLNESTLQEYNEIIKEQLEAGVIEVIKAGPEVSCQSVPPIHYLPHHIVKQNGKRGRVVYDASARLKDQQSLNECMYKGPCMLQDLTALLLNFRVYRIGIIADVEKAFLQVGLQEEDREVTRFLWIKDINKTLSNENILHLRFCRVPFGVISSPFLLTATIRYHISKKNSKLLTNVANKCYVDNVVTGSRTTAEAIQLFNETRDTFEELSMNLRDWTSNDKDFIQIIPEQHRSKDTDEIKVLGLLWDKTKDILTLNVNKEILTKNNFNKVTKREVLRTLASVYDPCGIVSPALLPVKLFLQNLWKENYKWDTALPQELIIKWRAIMLNLHEIKRVHIPRYVGTSSSEKLENELHCFTDASKDAYAAVVYLRSSDGCDVKTAFLLSKSRVIPLEREKKSGNREGRKNGGPTSKKKPLTIPQLELLGCVIGNRLLTYLKETIELPITRQYMWTDSLVVLTWIHSNKLQPPFVANRLAEIKQNSEVETYYINTKENPADIATRPELWMQKYKLWLRGPNFLTKNKDKWPNDMHLHNHQALSLHSAVAEGLEEQPPDSCRTDSRIEDKTVEQSVVDSQVQEIRDLQHKYFPEESKGRQTDLTRNLGLYTDVDGLLRCKGRMMHANWPYDMRYPVLLHRDSEFAKNAIKEIHEENYHVGPSHTLNLVRQKFWVPKGRSAVERIIKKCPQCVKHGGGPYPLPPTPALPAERANYSTPFSYTGIDYFGPMYVNTEDGPQKRWVCLLTCLAVRAIHLEIVKNLTADECIMALRRFIASRNVPVQIVSDNAMYFKLCSEILNSEHCIKNKIKWKFIPQLAPWHGACYERLVGLVKHCMKRTLEKRLLNDTQALTVIKEIEAVVNTRPLTRVSPDLEIVLRPSDFLSLGDCLNLELSEDFGTEQAVTVTKQNLIESWRRGQNMLNQFKTMFINQYLTSLRERYQHSPQQPRIKSPKEPSVGDIVQIKGESKNRVNWKVGKIVNLIKSSDGQFRVAQVQVKDSIFTRSIGHLYPLELDESCQSQLEEKGVERIPISGNIPVNGETNNGISQIQKSPEDDEGNNILLKEPGTPEIAPVRDIEEIGDSSEVTSEKVSQPMQVNNDEDTPSIETETNEVGMEDETHSREVVARRAAAIRAREKIAEWTRLLFARL from the coding sequence ATGACacctaaaaataaagaattattgcTAATTTTCACTTTCGGAGCTCAAAAACCTACTGAGACGTTAAGTCCATGCTCAGAAATAATCATCCGAACAAAAAGAGGTATAGAAAAGAACATAAATGTTAATATTGTGCCGCACATCACCGATAGAATACCTAAACCAAATATTCCTAAGAATAATTTAGTGGATGTGCTGGCAGATAGTGGCTCACCAGAAAATCAAGCTATAGATGTACTAATAGGTAATGATTATTACTTTTCTTTTATCAAAAACAATACTGTACAAATTGACAGTGACCTATTTTTGGTTGATACAGATTTTGGATGGGTTGTATCTGGTCATGTCAATATGAATGATGTACGAAATGAAGATGAATTAACAGTTATAACCTATCATCAAAGTAGCCGAGAATGTACATGTTATACAGAGCCGGATTTACCTTTGAGACATTCTGACATAAAATTTCTTTGGAGTCTGGAGAATATTGGAATAACTGACTCAGTGAAGGCATCCAGAGAGGAAGATGCAATTCATTCCTTCAATGAGACTGTAGTATATGAAAAGGGCCGATACTATGTTAAATGGCCATGGACTATATATCCACCgcaactacccacaaattacgGCTTGGCATATGGCAGACTTAAAGGTTTACTACTACGATTGAATGAATCTACACTTCAAGaatataatgaaataattaaggAGCAACTTGAGGCTGGTGTAATAGAAGTTATAAAGGCTGGTCCAGAGGTATCCTGTCAGTCCGTTCCTCCAATACATTACCTTCCCCACCATATCGTGAAGCAAAATGGGAAACGAGGGCGCGTGGTATATGATGCCTCAGCTAGATTAAAAGACCAACAGAGTCTTAACGAATGCATGTACAAAGGACCTTGCATGCTTCAAGATCTAACAGCCTTACTACTCAATTTTAGAGTGTACCGAATAGGAATCATAGCCGATGTCGAAAAGGCATTTTTACAAGTTGGCTTACAAGAAGAGGATAGAGAAGTAACAAGGTTCTTGTGGATAAAGGACATTAATAAAACACTGTCTAATGAAAACATATTACACCTCAGATTCTGTAGAGTCCCGTTTGGTGTCATATCTAGTCCGTTCCTACTGACTGCTACCATACGCTACCATATTTCCAAGAAAAATAGCAAATTGCTTACGAATGTAGCAAACAAGTGCTATGTTGATAATGTGGTGACTGGTTCCAGAACTACAGCAGAAGCCATCCAGCTATTCAATGAAACTAGAGACACATTTGAAGAACTGTCAATGAATTTGAGGGATTGGACATCTAACGACAAGGACTTTATCCAAATAATACCTGAACAACATAGATCAAAGGACACAGACGAAATAAAGGTCTTGGGACTATTATGGGATAAAACAAAAGATATACTCACCCTGAacgtaaataaagaaatattgactaagaacaattttaataaagttacaaaaagaGAAGTTTTGAGAACCCTGGCATCGGTTTATGATCCATGTGGCATAGTGTCACCAGCACTCCTGCCAGTCAAACTATTCCTGCAAAATCTATGGAAAGAGAATTATAAATGGGATACTGCTCTACCTcaagaattaataataaaatggagAGCCATTATGCTTAATCTACATGAAATTAAAAGGGTTCACATACCACGATATGTAGGAACAAGTTCAAGCGAAAAATTGGAAAATGAATTGCATTGTTTCACAGACGCGTCGAAGGACGCCTATGCAGCAGTGGTGTATTTGCGTTCAAGCGATGGTTGCGATGTGAAGAcagcatttttattatcaaaaagTAGAGTTATACCACTAGAAAGGGAAAAGAAATCGGGAAACAGAGAAGGAAGAAAAAATGGAGGTCCAACAAGTAAAAAGAAGCCTCTTACTATTCCACAGTTGGAACTTCTAGGTTGTGTGATCGGAAATCGTTTGTTAACATATCTGAAAGAAACCATAGAGCTGCCTATAACCAGACAGTACATGTGGACGGACAGTTTAGTTGTCCTTACTTGGATCCACTCAAATAAGCTTCAACCACCTTTCGTAGCAAACAGGTTAgcagaaattaaacaaaattctgAAGTAGAGACATACTACATAAATACAAAAGAGAATCCGGCTGATATTGCGACTCGACCAGAACTTTGGATGCAGAAGTATAAGTTATGGCTTAGAGGCCCGAACtttttgactaaaaataaaGACAAATGGCCTAATGATATGCACCTTCATAACCACCAGGCTCTGTCGCTTCACTCCGCAGTGGCGGAGGGTCTGGAAGAACAGCCTCCAGATTCATGTAGAACCGACAGTAGAATTGAGGACAAAACAGTCGAACAAAGTGTAGTTGATTCTCAAGTTCAGGAAATAAGAGATCTGCAACATAAGTATTTTCCGGAAGAAAGTAAAGGTAGACAGACTGATCTCACTCGCAATTTAGGCCTTTATACAGACGTCGACGGGCTGTTACGATGCAAGGGCCGGATGATGCATGCCAATTGGCCATACGACATGAGATATCCTGTACTGTTACACAGGGATAGTGAATTCGCAAAAAACGCGATAAAAGAAATACATGAGGAAAATTACCATGTTGGCCCGTCTCACACCCTAAATCTGGTTCGCCAAAAGTTCTGGGTGCCAAAAGGGAGATCTGCAGTGGAAAGAATAATCAAAAAATGCCCGCAATGTGTCAAGCATGGAGGCGGACCATACCCTTTACCTCCAACTCCAGCTTTaccagcagagcgtgcaaactATAGTACACCATTCAGCTATACTGGTATTGATTACTTTGGACCAATGTATGTGAATACGGAAGATGGACCACAGAAAAGATGGGTGTGCCTGTTGACATGCTTGGCAGTAAGGGCCATACATTTAGAAATCGTGAAGAATTTGACTGCAGACGAATGTATAATGGCATTGAGAAGGTTCATTGCATCAAGAAATGTGCCAGTACAGATTGTCTCCGACAATGCAATGTATTTCAAATTATGCTCTGAGATCTTGAACAGCGAACACTGtattaagaataaaattaagtgGAAATTCATACCTCAGTTAGCGCCATGGCATGGCGCCTGTTATGAAAGACTCGTGGGACTTGTCAAGCATTGTATGAAGAGGACACTTGAAAAACGATTGTTAAATGACACACAAGCCCTTACTGTGATTAAGGAAATTGAGGCGGTCGTCAACACTCGACCATTGACCCGTGTAAGTCCTGACTTGGAGATTGTGCTTAGACCGTCAGATTTCCTCTCGTTAGGTGATTGTTTGAACTTAGAATTATCTGAAGACTTTGGAACAGAGCAAGCAGTGACAGTGACAAAACAGAACCTGATTGAAAGTTGGAGAAGAGGTCAAAACATGCTGAATCAGTTCAAAACTATGTTCATAAACCAATATTTGACGAGTCTCAGAGAACGATACCAACATTCTCCTCAACAGCCCAGAATCAAATCGCCAAAGGAACCGAGTGTGGGCGATATAGTACAAATAAAAGGTGAATCCAAGAACCGAGTTAATTGGAAGGTTGGTAAGATCGTTAATCTAATAAAGAGTTCCGATGGACAATTTAGAGTGGCTCAGGTACAAGTAAAAGACAGCATTTTCACCCGGTCTATTGGACATCTATATCCTCTGGAACTTGACGAATCGTGTCAATCACAATTAGAAGAAAAGGGAGTTGAACGTATACCAATAAGTGGGAACATACCAGTAAATGGAGAGACTAATAATGGCATCAGTCAAATACAGAAGTCACCGGAAGACGACGAGGGAAATAACATTTTGTTAAAGGAACCAGGAACACCTGAGATAGCTCCTGTAAGAGATATAGAAGAAATAGGAGATAGCAGCGAAGTGACATCTGAAAAGGTGTCGCAACCTATGCAAGTAAATAACGATGAAGATACTCCATCTATTGAAACTGAGACAAATGAAGTAGGAATGGAGGATGAGACTCATTCACGCGAAGTTGTAGCGAGACGAGCCGCAGCGATTCGAGCAAGAGAGAAAATTGCTGAGTGGACTCGTCTGCTTTTTGCCAGATTATAA
- the LOC141432544 gene encoding uncharacterized protein isoform X3 has protein sequence MEQFLRKKLERRKEVLNEYIRGAEQTLNECRSGIVIHHQDIIKWDISLKQSISEIKKDLDEYINKGCESNTDFLDLILNEKLKGERVLIELRVIINLFAKTSSKDVLKPQHDTAITVKLPKLELAKFDGDILKWTMFWDRFEANIHNQNLKDVEKLAYLLSSLEGRAKEAVEGLSITNNNYNVAIDTLKARYGNINKVIDSHYEALSKLTRCNYTPESCRKNLNEIEKHLRVLTSLGENNESNHLRSLILEKFPDRVLYEVNLLTANNQTVSSIRSTLDVVITAMERAQMHNEQSIPITSTEAFHISAKKPTFFKGKRSTREPIGNIATVSAKRVKISCIFCNGAHYNDECKTVINLQDRRKKLINRCFMCLREGHRAADCRLSKICYHCKGNHNRALCPKKNSLDSHSAGGSQE, from the exons ATGGAGCAATTCCTGCGCAAAAAGCTAGAACGGCGAAAGGAAGTACTGAATGAATATATAAGGGGAGCCGAGCAAACACTGAATGAGTGCAGAAGTGGTATAGTGATACATCATCAAGATATAATAAAGTGGGACATTAGCTTGAAGCAGTCTATTAGTGAGATTAAGAAGGATTTAGACGAATACATTAATAAAGGGTGTGAAAGTAATACTGATTTTTTAGACCTAATATTAAATGAAAAGTTAAAGGGTGAAAGGGTGCTGATCGAACTTCGAGTAATTATAAACCTATTTGCAAAGACATCTTCGAAGGATGTACTAAAACCACAACACGACACGGCAATTACTGTAAAGCTACCGAAGTTGGAACTAGCTAAATTTGATGGAGACATCCTAAAGTGGACAATGTTCTGGGACAGGTTTGAAGCTAATATTCACAATCAAAACCTGAAAGATGTGGAAAAACTAGCCTATTTGCTTAGCTCTCTTGAAGGCAGAGCAAAGGAAGCAGTTGAGGGCCTGAGcatcacaaataataattataatgttgcAATTGACACATTGAAGGCTAGATATGGAAATATCAATAAGGTAATTGACTCCCACTATGAAGCTCTATCAAAACTAACGAGATGCAATTACACCCCAGAAAGTTGCAGGAAAAACCTAAACGAAATTGAGAAACACCTTAGGGTTTTGACATCTTTAggtgaaaataatgaaagtaaccatcttagaagtttaattttggaaaaatttcCTGATAGGGTCCTTTATGAAGTTAATCTTCTGACAGCAAATAATCAGACGGTCTCCTCTATTCGTAGTACACTGGATGTTGTCATAACAGCAATGGAGAGAGCTCAAATGCACAATGAACAATCCATACCAATTACTTCAACAGAAGCATTCCACATTAGTGCTAAAAAACCTACCTTCTTCAAGGGTAAAAGGTCAACCAGAGAGCCCATTGGTAACATAGCCACTGTGAGCGCCAAAAGAGTTAAAATTTCTTGCATCTTCTGCAATGGTGCTCATTATAACGATGAGTGCAAAACAGTAATAAATTTACAGGATAGGCGAAAGAAACTTATAAATAGATGTTTTATGTGCCTAAGAGAAGGCCATAGAGCTGCGGACTGCAGGCTGTCAAAAATCTGTTATCACTGTAAAGGCAACCACAACCGAGCTTTGTGCCCAAAGAAGAACTCTCTGG ACAGCCACAGCGCAGGTGGTTCACAAGAATAA